A DNA window from Danio aesculapii chromosome 1, fDanAes4.1, whole genome shotgun sequence contains the following coding sequences:
- the bora gene encoding protein aurora borealis, which translates to MSFFKMGDIAKIHITPETPARPAILNPFESPNDYHRLHEPVVPSPSVFKSCKSSSATPAKFKWSIDEMSNLLPVEIDPEDIHRQAVFFSQARADSEIEEKRQHAIEQFFTKGAIVPSPWGPLTSKQSMKLPHHKSPLSPLVTEEIQPPKKINAICQTVLSLPVDFNLEKVLGDYYKTEELTEQVQESLSSSSLRRKLFLDGHDSGSESSTPSSPDRGSPSVPPSSRELMSSAIVSPLQCGIPTGTPMSGQFSSSPIQGQCRAYSLGSVTSPMFSERSSPAFKSPILSPIRLQHSVTPESGERKRLSFLSPNCVPTGSSDMDVNRSGESPLVEGCSPIRSCSPFQSRPRNRACMWASPAHISPILQDKDNVHITEHLPTMDLDATSTAPHAQRESLHAGSSESEASVAVSEQMEQDELFVKDTGENVETNERECESDNEDKEEDELREEESCAWVPEEDTVSPVRLSSTGTGSVPNAESTHMFLSLLAEGSITPCDTSMQVDSGYNTHSVCTTSLMDTLSSDCQSKEMVDTHTTEESGPFTRHTKPKLFVPPH; encoded by the exons ATGTCTTTTTTTAAGATGGGAGACATCGCAAAGATTCATATAACACCCGAGACTCCTGCAAGACCTGCTATCCTGAACCCCTTTGAGAGCCCAAACGACTATCACCGTCTGCATGAGCCTGTGGTGCCCAGTCCGTCGGTCTTTAAAAGCTGTAAGAGCTCGTCAGCG ACTCCAGCTAAGTTCAAATGGTCTATTGATGAAATGTCAAATTTGCTTCCTGTGGAAATAGACCCAGAGGACATTCACCGCCAGGCTGTGTTTTTTAGCCAAGCCAG GGCGGATTCTGAGATTGAGGAAAAACGACAACATGCTATTGAACAG TTTTTTACTAAAGGTGCCATTGTTCCCTCTCCATGGGGACCACTAACATCAAAACAATCAATGAAACTGCCACATCATAAAA GTCCCTTGTCCCCACTGGTAACAGAGGAGATACAGCCACCAAAGAAAATAAATG CCATCTGTCAGACAGTCCTGTCTCTACCTGTGGACTTCAATCTTGAGAAAGTTCtag GTGATTACTATAAGACCGAAGAGTTAACAGAGCAGGTGCAGGAGAGCCTGAGCTCCTCTTCACTGCGGCGGAAGTTGTTTCTTGACGGTCACGACAGTGGCTCTGAGTCTTCTACCCCTTCCAGCCCAGACAGAGGTTCTCCTAGCGTACCTCCCAGCAGTCGAGAGTTGATGTCTTCTGCTATCGTCTCTCCACTTCAGTGTGGCATTCCAACTGGGACCCCCATGTCT GGCCAGTTTTCTTCAAGTCCCATCCAAGGCCAGTGTCGAGCATACAGTTTGGGCAGTGTCACAAGTCCTATGTTTTCAGAGAGATCATCGCCAGCTTTTAAATCTCCTATTTTGTCACCTATCAGATTACAGCATTCTGTGACACCCGAATCAG GTGAGAGGAAAAGACTATCATTTTTATCTCCCAACTGCGTACCCACGGGCAGCTCAGACATGGACGTGAACCGCAGTGGTGAAAGCCCATTGGTGGAGGGCTGTTCTCCTATCAGAAGCTGCTCCCCCTTTCAGTCCCGGCCCCGAAACAGAGCCTGTATGTGGGCTTCTCCTGCTCACATTTCCCCAATCCTCCAGGACAAAGACAACGTCCACATAACAGAACATTTACCTACCATGGACCTAGACGCCACCTCAACAGCCCCTCATGCCCAGCGAGAAAGTCTCCATGCTGGGAGCAGTGAATCAGAGGCTTCTGTGGCTGTTTCTGAACAAATGGAACAAGATGAGCTGTTTGTGAAAGACACGGGAGAAAATGTTGAGACTAATGAAAGAGAATGTGAAAGTGACAATGAGGATAAAGAGGAGGATGAACTCAGAGAGGAGGAATCGTGTGCTTGGGTTCCTGAGGAGGACACTGTGTCACCAGTTCGACTATCCAGCACTGGAACAGGAAGTGTGCCTAATGCTGAAAGTACACACATGTTCTTATCCCTGTTAGCGGAAGGCAGCATCACACCGTGTGACACTAGCATGCAG GTGGACAGCGGTTATAACACTCACTCTGTGTGCACTACCAGCCTAATGGACACTCTCAGTTCAGACTGCCAGAGTAAGGAAATGGTGGATACACACACCACTGAGGAGAGCGGACCTTTCACTAGACACACTAAACCAAAG TTGTTCGTCCCGCCGCACTGA
- the mzt1 gene encoding mitotic-spindle organizing protein 1 — protein sequence MASPASANMNAVRETMDVLLEISRLLNTGLDMESLSICVRLCEQGINPEALSSVIKELRRASDSLKASENSTSQG from the exons ATGGCTAGTCCTGCGAGCGCAAACATGAACGCTGTCCGCGAGACTATGGATG TTCTCCTGGAGATATCAAGGCTGCTGAATACAGGATTGGACATGGAGTCTCTGTCAATATGTGTTCGTCTCTGTGAGCAGGGGATCAATCCCGAAGCCCTGTCATCAGTTATCAAAGAATTAAGAAGAGCCTCAGACTCACTAAAG GCTTCTGAAAACAGCACTAGTCAAGGATGA